GGGGAGATCGCGCAGCACCTCGGCGTGACCGTCACGGAGCTCCACGACATGGTCAGCCAGATCTCGTTCGTCTCGGTGATGGCGCTCGACGAGGTCGTGGCGACCGGGGAGGACCGGGGCGAGGGCGTGACCCTCCTGGACACGCTGGCGGACTCCGGAGTGGATCCGATCTCCGGGCTGGAGGGCCAGGAGACACGCGGGCTCCTCGCCGCGGCCATCAACTCGCTGTCCGAACGCGAGAAGGTCGTCGTGACCCTGTACTACTTCGAGGGTATGACCCTGGCCGAGATCGGGGACATCCTGGGCGTCACCGAGTCGCGGATCTGCCAGATCCACACCAAGGCGGTCCATCAGCTCCGGGGCCATCTCATCGAGACACCGGAGTAGCCGGCGGGGGCTCAAGGACTCGGGAAAATTTCACGTCTGGCTGTGATCCAGTTCACTGCGGTTTGCTCGGCGACGGCCTAGAGTCGAATTCGCTGGCTTTCGGGTGCCGAATGAGGAACGGCGGCGCCCATGCGGAAGATCACCACGTATCTGGCGGCGGGGAGCGTCCTCGCGGCTGGAAGTCTCTTCGTCGGAGCGGCCCCGGCCGCTCGAGGCGACATCGGGTTCGGGACCTGGTCGTGGCCGGTCGTCGGCCCGGTCATCCGCGGGTTCGAGCCGCCTCCGACGCCATACAGCGCCGGACACCGGGGCATCGACATCGCGGTGCCATTCGGCACACCGATCCACGCGCCGGCCGACGGTGTCGTCACGTTCGCCGGCTTCGTGGCCGGGTCGCTCTTCGCCACGATCGACCACGGGGACGGCGTCCGCAGCTCCTACTCGTGGCTCTCCGCCGTGATGGTGAAGAAGGGCGACCAGCTGAGCCGGGGGCAGGTCTTCGCCAGAACCGGACACGGACATCCGGACGTGCCCACGCCTCACCTGCACTTCGGGGTCCGGATCAACGGTGACTACGTCGACCCGATGCTGTTCCTGGGAAGCGGGAGCCTCGTGAACATCGTCCATCTGGCCGACCTGATGCCCCGATCCGAAGCACGAGCGGACGGCGAGGCAGCGAGCCTCTGGTCGGGCGCCGGCGGGCATGGATCGGCTGCCGGTACCCGTCCGTTCCGGCGCCAGGCGACGGCGCCTCGGCCGAGGCCGAGAGGCGGTGGGCTGGTCCTGCTCCCGGCCAGGGCACCCCCGCGCCCGGACTCGTGACCCCAGCGTGGACCACTCGCAGGCCGCCGCCGGGCCGGTCGGCTGTCGCTGTGGGCCGGACGCCGCCCATACTGCGGCCCCTACAATGGCCCCTCGACTCTACCGAGGGTGGCTCCGCTGGAGGTCCGCGCACGAACTCAATATGAGCTCCGAGCCCGCAGGTCAGCGCGGGGCGAACGTCGCGTTGTGGCGCTGGTGGCGTTGGTCATTGTGTTCGTGATGACCCTCGGCATGGTGTTCGCATCGTCGGCGAGCGCCGCAGGCTCACCCACGCCGAGTCCCTCGGGTACGGCGACCCCGAGCCCGTCGGCGACCCCGAGTGCGTCCGCCACACCGAGCCCGTCCGCTACACCTGTCCCGTCCGCTACACCTGTCCCGTCGGTATCGCCGCCGCCGCTCGGGGCTCCGGGGGCCAAGGACTCGTGGCTCCAGTTCCAGGGCACCGCGGCGCACACGGGCCAGGTGCCGAGCGGGCAGCCGCTCCCACCGCTTCGGCTCGCCTGGAAGTTCCCGATGCCCGAGAAGGAGCGGGTCCTGTCCGGGGGGCTGATCGACGGGAAGCTCGTGATCGCCGAAGGGCGACACGGGGTCTACGGCGTCGACCTGAGCTCGGGCCGGCAGGCCTGGCAGCTGCCGCGCGTGGACGGCCCGGTGGCCATGCCCGCGGTGGCCGTGGTGGGAAG
Above is a genomic segment from Actinomycetota bacterium containing:
- a CDS encoding M23 family metallopeptidase, whose product is MRKITTYLAAGSVLAAGSLFVGAAPAARGDIGFGTWSWPVVGPVIRGFEPPPTPYSAGHRGIDIAVPFGTPIHAPADGVVTFAGFVAGSLFATIDHGDGVRSSYSWLSAVMVKKGDQLSRGQVFARTGHGHPDVPTPHLHFGVRINGDYVDPMLFLGSGSLVNIVHLADLMPRSEARADGEAASLWSGAGGHGSAAGTRPFRRQATAPRPRPRGGGLVLLPARAPPRPDS